The sequence CCATTTGTTCACGTCTTCCTGCAGCCTGCAAATTACTATGTCTGCCCCCTCTATTAAAacataagctccttgcaggcagacaTAGGGTCTCCTTCAtctattgaactctcctgagagtttattacaatactctgcatagaGCAGGCATTCAATAGATACttttgattggttaattgaaaaACCCCAGGTTTGCAGGGCCAGCAGGTTCCACCCTTGAGAGCAGAAGGGCAGAGGGTCCAATGAGTAGCTGGGCCTGGATCGTGCTTCCCCAATCTCAGTAGctgtctgatttccaggccagttgAGACAGTAGTGCTTCTTTCCTTCAGTCCCAGGAGGATCTTCCCTGCTCCCTTCCTTCCGTAACCCTCGGCCAACAGCAGGAGGCCCCCAGTACATTAACTGGTATCtcctgcaagctcgctgtgggcagggaatgtgtctgtttattgctatattgtgctctctcaagtgcttagtacagagctttgcacagagtaagtgctcaataaatatgatgaatctCCTCTTGGTTGCAGCAATTTGTCACCTGCCTTGTCAAAATGGAGGGCGCTGTGCCAGACCCGGAAGATGTGACTGCCCCGTGGGGTGGCAAGGGGATGCCTGCCAGACCGGTAAGAGCCTTGGAATTGTCAGGCTGCCCTGCCGGGCTCAGGATGGGTGGACCGGGGGCCTGCAGAATCCGTGGGAGCTCTGGTCCTGCCTGGCAGCAGGGACCTTGAGCTAGAAAGGGTTCCTGCCCCATCCAGCCTCACTACCCCTTGGCCAACACCCGCTCAGGCTTCCGGAGTGGTTGCTGTTCAGATCTATGGACATTCTGGGTGACACAAGGGCAGGCTGGCTCATCAAACCTGATAGGCACTTCTAGCACCCCAACTCAGGGAGACTCTATTACTCTCTGGTCTGCTGTGGCCCTCTGCCAGTGCCTCCTCCACTTTGCCCCCCAAGGCCAGCCACTCCACCTCCCATTATCTCACCCCACCCTGCTCTCACCACCGGTTCCAGATGTGGACGAGTGCGCCGGGGACCATCACGGCTGCCCTCAGCGCTGTGTCAACATGGCAGGGAGCTACCGCTGTGACTGCTGGGAAGGCTACCTACTTTCCGTGGATGGGAAACTCTGCCAGCTCGTGggatctcctccctgccccagtggcccggcccccaccacccccggggGACACCCATCAGGTAACCAAAGGAACCTTCTGCAGCAGTTCCTCAGGCAGGAAGAGTGAACTAGACCCTCCCCAGGCAGCCTGGTGGGTCAGGGTCGGTCTTACAGAGAAGGAGGATGGCCGGGGGGAGTTCCGGTCAATGGCAGCCTTTCGGATTCCTCCAGCTTCCCCTCTTGGAAGCCGAATGAAGCATCGGTGACAGCTGGCAACTGCCCATTATTACTTTTGGTACGCGCTGTGACGCTTCAAACTCGTACCGTGAGTAATAATGCGTGGTTGGTAGCGCTGGCAGCGCCGGAGACGGACCCGGGCCTGGACTCTCCCTCTCATCACCAGCGTTCGGAGGATGCCAGGTGCGGGGAGCCTGGGGCCTAGGTCCCTGGGACTGTGAGGGCCcaaagaggagagggtggaggggaggctcAGCAAGCTCCCCCTGGGGCCAAGGAAAGAGCAGAGttggggcagagatgggacttGGAACCCTGGGCCTTGAACTGGCTGgctgtagtagaagcagcagtagtagtagtaatagcagcaacaGTATAAACAGTagcggtaatagtagtagtagcagcagaagcaACACTCTAagcaatagtagtggtagtagttttATTATCAGCAACATTATAAGCAGTAGCAGAGGTAATAGCAGCAACAGTAGAAGCAGTAGGAGTAGAAGCAGTagttgtagcagcagcagcagttgtaaaagtagcagcagtagtagtgggaggactattaataataataataataactatggtatttattaagtgcttactatgtgcctggcactgtcctaagtgctggaacagaaacaagtaaattggattggacacggtccctgttccacatggggctcagtcttaatccccattttatagatgaagtacctgagttccagagaagtgaagtgacttgcccaaggtcacataggagccaagcagcaaagccagaattagaacccaggtccttctgactcccaggcctgggctctatccagtaggccactctaAGCActgattttgtgcagagcactgtaacaagtgctgggaaagaatatacttgcaggagttataataataataataataatggcatttgttaagtgcttactatttgcgaagcactgttctaagcactggggggctacaaggtgatcaggttgtcccacgtggggctcacagtcttcatccccattttacagatgaggtaactgagtctcagagaagttaagtgacttgcccaaggtcacacagcagacatgtggtggagtcgggattagaacccatgacctctgactcccaaggccctgctctttccactgagccacgctgcttctctcagtcttAGCTCCATTCCCTCCTCCATCAGCGACTCCCCACCGCCCTCTCCagttgttggggtgggggtgggggactgaAGGGGACAGGGCAAGTGACCCCCTCCCGATATTAGCCCTTCTGGCCCTGTGGCCACCTGCTGCTGCTCTGTGCCACTGTGAGTCTTGCCCCTTGAGGCCCCCTAGTAGCCAGGATTGACTCAGCCGTAGGTAGCTCTGTCCCGTTAACTCCAGGGCAGTAGATGGGGGATCAGGTcttgggggaaagagggaaaccCAGATAACAAGATAAAAAattaggggaggggagagttggtCTAAACGATCCAGGTAAGCTTGCAACAGGGATCAAAGTCCTCAGAGAAGAGCCCAGAATAGTGCTGGCTCTTCACTTCCATTGCATTTTAGGGCCTGGTGGTAGAGGGCAGCCCATGTTCTCTGGTTTCTCACTACTTGTCTCACTCACTTAgaggctctctctctgtctctccttctctcttctgataTCTctctgtgtctaataataataataataatgatagcacttattaagcgtttactatgtgcaaagcactgttctaagtgctggggaggttacaaggtgatcaggttgtcccacggggggctcacagtcttaatccccattttacagatgaggtaactgaggcacagagaaattaagcgacttgcccaaagtcacacagctggcaattggcagagccgggatttgttgaacccatgacctctgattccaaagcccgtgctctttccactgagccacgctgttctgtctccctctttctctgtctctatttcACCCTATGTCACGGTCTCTCTACTAGGAGCCTCTGATGTGATGAAGGATGAGGTACAGGAACTGAGAAGTCGGGTGGCAGTGTTGGAGCAGGTGAGTGGCCCTCTGCCCTCCATGGCAGGCTTGGAATGGGTGGGAAAGGAAAACATCTGGAAGGGCCATTTGGCCGGTTGGGGCCAGGTACGGTCAGTTACCAAACTCTCCCTGAATgatgcctccctctgccctacctcaggGGAGGCTGCACTTCACAGATGGGTACACTGAGGCTATTCTACCCAGAGCAAACCAGCTACTAATTGCAAAACTTCCAGGAGATCTCTGGGTGCTGGGTTGGTGCTCCCAAAACTTCAAGAATGTTTTATGAGGCGAATGTTTTCCTGCAGTTTAGCACAGCCAAGTTGTGGATGTGGAATAGAGAGAGCCTTGTGTAAGGTGCACCCTCCTGCAGTACTCCAAACAGGGTGGGAATCTACCTGATTgaaagtgcctggcccaagggTTCCAgtgtttcttttcttctctttttatcCCATTACCAGCCCGCGTGGACTGAGGCAATTGCGCTTAGAAGCTTCAGGGTGGCAGCCGGATCTGGGGAGAAAGCTGAGAGGGGAACAGCcagaaatggaagcagtgtgacccaggggaaagaacacaggcctgggattcagaagacctgggttttaatcctggtcctggcaattgcctgctgtgtgaccttgggcaagtcacttcacttctctgtgcctcagtttcttcctctgtacttcctcctacttagactttgagccccctgagggacagggactgtgttcaacctgattatcttatatctaccctagtacttagtgcctggcacatagtaagcacttaacatgtaccataaaaaatgatgaaGATGTTCAATCAGCGGATGTGTTGCTGGCTTCAGACTTCCTGGGGCAGACTTAGCGGGGAACTAAGAAGTTCCTTACCCAACTGTCTTTCCCATTTCCAGAATGATTCCTAGGGCTAAGTGGGCActtaatgtaagctctttgtgggcagggaatgtgtttaccaactctgttgtattgtactttccctagtgcttagtacagtgctttgcatacagtaagcactgaaaaaatgccACTAACTGATTGAGGAATGTcacggtgatatttgttaagcaattactagggGCCAAtatcactggggtagaaacaatttaAAAAGATAGGAGACATGGAGATCTTTCTAAATTGCGGGGCGGGAAACAggtattagatccccattttacagatgaggaaatcgaggcacagaaagttaagtgacttgccaaaggtctaataataggcaagcagcagagccaggattaaaacccagttcttctgatcctcgggcccatgctctttccattaggccactctggtCTCTAATGCCAAGGGCAGACTCAGATTCCAAAAACTTTTCCTATAAGAAAATGATCTTTCCCAAACGGGCTTAAGCTGTGCAGACTCAGGCTTCAGGCTCTAGGAGACGCTGGGCTCAGAGAGTTCAATCTTCTTTCTTAAGGTCACCTGGCACCTCGGTGGCTGGACTAATCAAAGATCTTaagcctttgactcccaggagagCACTCTGCTCCTTGTAAATTGTTAAAAATCCTCAAGTGAGTCCAAGCCACCCTACTGGGGAGATGCTTATAAAGTGCTTTAATGCTCACCAGTAACTTGGGCCTCTTGGGAGCAGAGGATGCATATAAATGATGGGCtaattttttctccctcccctttctatttcccctccctctcctctctgtcccctgcctGGGGGAATCTGGCACAGTCAGTTAAGCAGGTGTCAGTTTATTTGCCAAAAGCTTATGCTAATATTTGGACTAAGTGGTCTCAGCTTCCTCCAACTGCAGATCAATTTAATTGGAATAGTGAGGGAGCTTCCAAGCCCCATATGGAGTGCGGCTGCACAATCGTGTTTTAATTAGAAGGACAACTGCAAGAAAATCCAAGTCAATGCCATCAGTAAACCATCAGTAAATACTTTCTTTAATCTTTCCCTTCCAATGTCTCTTGAGAGCCCAGAAGTGGGACTGACAGGGCCAGCTGACTTTCtctggacaaataataataatagtaattgcggcatttgttaagatcttactatgtgctatacgaagctcttggggggtaattcaagcaaatcgggctggatatagtccctgtcccacatggagctcacagtctcaatccccattttacagatgaggtaactgaggcatggagaagtgaagtgacttgccgaagtttacacagcagacaactggcagagacaggattagaacccatgaccttctgactctcaggctagtgctctacccactaggccatgctgtgcccCAGCTACTCTGGGTATTATCATGTGGGAGCAAATCTTGCCTACAGCAGGTTCGCTCGGCTCCTCCTTTACTCCAAGACTCCTGGAGGCATGAGGGGTGTGCTGTGGGCGTCTGCCCCCAGGGCCACTCCTGGCCCTGTGCGGCCAGGGACAGTCCAGCATGGAGGGAGACCTGCCCGATCTGACTGAAGCCCATTCCCTTCTCTTTCAGAAACTGCAGTTGGCCTTGGCACCGATAcacagcctcctccctcccacgcTGGATGCCGGGGCTCCCGACCACACCAGCCTGCTCACCCACTCCTTCCAGCAGCTGGACCGGATTGACTCGCTGAGCGAGCAGATCTCTTTCCTGGAGGAGCGTCTTGAGACCTGTAAGTGCCCTGTGCCAGGGCCAGAGAGGGCTCAGCTGTGGTTGGGCAGGGGCATCTTGGGTTGCAACTAGATCTGCTTTCCAGTTAGACTCCTCTCAGTGACACTTTAGCCACtgcccaccaccaccctcctGGGCGGCCTGGTTCATACTACAGCTGGCTTTCAGAAGCCTGAGATAATAGGGGACTGGATGGAAGATCAGTGAAATCCATATTTGCAACTAGGTTCTTCCCTCCCCTGATCTTTGACTAGTGCTGTTAACAGAGAGTCAGGTGGGCTGATTTGGCTTTCAggtctgtcctttcctctgcctGCCCTCTGAGGTGGATGGGAGCAGCTTGCAAGCCTAAGAGCAGCTGGGTCACCATCCATGGGAGACTGTTGGGGGTATAATCAGGCCGGTAACCTAGATCTGGTGGAAAGCAGCAGGGTCTGGAGGCAAAAGCACAGCAgtgagagtcaggaaacctgggttctaatcccaggtctgccacttccctgctgtatgacattggactagtcaccttctctgggcctctacttCCTCAgattcctgtaaaatgggtataaaatatcTGTAGGcacatcaacaaataccacaattattattacatgagttcAGCTGTCCTAACTGGTGATGTAGACATGGCCCCGGGGTTTTCCATTTTTACAGTGTCTGAAGGGCAGGACTAAATACTACTGGGCCTCATGATGCTTGGGTCTCCCCTGCCAGATGAGGTTCTGCAGAGCATTTCATCTGGCCCTTTGAGGGGAGTGAAGTGGGGAACCAGCCCTAGTGTCTGGCTTGTTTGCCCTGACTTGGGTTCTCCATCCTCAGGAGAGATCAATTTCTCTTTGCTCAGCAAATGCAGACTTAATGCAGCCACTTTGAGTGCCCTACAGTTAAGTGCTAAATGATGGCAGGGAGTTATCAGATGCTTCAGCCCAGGACAAGAGCTTTGAAATGAACATGGCAGTCTCTGGTCCCCCCCACAGACTTTGTCCCTGAGTAATCAGCCAGTGGAGGGGAAATAGGGGAGTGGTGGATTGTTCCAGAGGGTGCCTAGGAGGTTGACTACTACCTGATCTCACTTGTAAACCACTAgtaatattaatggtacttgttaagctcttactatgtgccaagcactgttctaagtgctggggtaaatacaaggtaatcaggttggatatagtccctgtccctcgtggttcacagtcttaatccccattttacatatgtggtaactgaggcccgagaagttaaagtgacttacccaagatcacagagcagacaagtggtggagctgggattaa is a genomic window of Tachyglossus aculeatus isolate mTacAcu1 chromosome 4, mTacAcu1.pri, whole genome shotgun sequence containing:
- the EGFL7 gene encoding epidermal growth factor-like protein 7 isoform X1 — its product is MWGIGCLLTGWAVILSVTGTEHFSRPGRRMCSVATQWTTVPFTESYRQPVYQPYLTTCEGHRACSTYRTIYRTAYRQASKKLSQPLFSCCPGWRRSSSVPFSCTRAICHLPCQNGGRCARPGRCDCPVGWQGDACQTDVDECAGDHHGCPQRCVNMAGSYRCDCWEGYLLSVDGKLCQLVGSPPCPSGPAPTTPGGHPSGASDVMKDEVQELRSRVAVLEQKLQLALAPIHSLLPPTLDAGAPDHTSLLTHSFQQLDRIDSLSEQISFLEERLETCSCKNKL